A stretch of the Massilia sp. W12 genome encodes the following:
- the ccoS gene encoding cbb3-type cytochrome oxidase assembly protein CcoS, whose protein sequence is MPYNPAHALRVAAQGVDMESLYVLVPLSVALVFLIGGVFWWALNNRQFDDLEQQGTSILQEEEQDASKNGRQE, encoded by the coding sequence ATGCCCTATAATCCGGCCCACGCGCTGCGTGTTGCGGCGCAGGGAGTGGATATGGAAAGCTTGTATGTCTTGGTGCCGCTGAGCGTGGCGCTGGTGTTTTTGATTGGCGGCGTGTTTTGGTGGGCCTTGAATAACCGCCAGTTTGATGACCTGGAACAGCAGGGCACATCGATTTTGCAGGAAGAAGAGCAAGACGCGTCAAAAAACGGGCGCCAGGAATGA
- a CDS encoding FAD-dependent oxidoreductase, giving the protein MKKRQTLHMLACLLLAGSHPAAAKPAPRKKRILVLGAGLAGLAAARTLQAQGHEVLVLEARQRIGGRIWTSNKWPDLPLDLGASWIHGVQGNPLSALADQIQAKRLATSYQRAITYNSDGRELNEKDQALLEALRDQVFALLEQAQDRDNDVSLRRALASLQKKFAPDALENRFINFILNSEIEQEYGGSAEQLSTAWYDSAQEFGGGDVLFAQGFQLITQMLAQNLRIELEQQVEEIAWRQTPMRVRTQRGEFHADQVLLTFPLGVLQAQPQLFSPALPEPKRKAIQQLGMGVLNKCYLRFAEAFWPDDVDWLEYIPAAHGEWVEWVSFLRAAKQPVLLGFNAAARGREIEQWTDQAIVNSAMQSLRTIFGPHIPQPLDWQITRWAADPYARGAYSYNALGSTPGMRKTLAAPLEKRLFFAGEASEQQYFGTAHGAYLSGLRAAREMLGHEG; this is encoded by the coding sequence ATGAAGAAAAGACAAACTCTGCACATGCTGGCTTGCCTGCTGCTGGCCGGCAGCCATCCCGCTGCGGCCAAGCCCGCCCCGCGCAAAAAACGCATTCTGGTGCTCGGCGCCGGCCTGGCCGGGCTGGCCGCCGCACGCACATTACAGGCGCAGGGGCACGAGGTGCTGGTATTGGAGGCGCGCCAAAGAATCGGCGGGCGCATCTGGACCAGCAATAAATGGCCCGATTTGCCGCTGGATCTGGGCGCCAGCTGGATTCATGGCGTACAAGGCAATCCTTTAAGTGCGCTGGCCGATCAAATCCAGGCCAAACGGCTCGCCACCAGCTATCAGCGGGCCATCACTTACAACAGCGATGGCCGCGAATTAAACGAAAAAGATCAAGCGCTGCTGGAAGCATTGCGAGATCAGGTGTTTGCCTTGCTGGAGCAGGCGCAAGACCGGGACAACGATGTTTCCCTGCGGCGCGCGCTGGCGTCTTTGCAAAAAAAGTTCGCCCCGGATGCACTGGAAAACCGCTTCATCAATTTCATTCTCAACAGTGAAATCGAACAGGAATATGGCGGCAGCGCTGAGCAGCTGTCCACCGCCTGGTATGACAGCGCGCAGGAATTCGGCGGCGGCGATGTGCTGTTCGCACAGGGTTTTCAGCTGATTACGCAAATGCTGGCGCAAAATTTGCGGATTGAATTGGAACAGCAGGTGGAAGAAATCGCCTGGCGGCAAACGCCTATGCGCGTACGCACACAGCGCGGCGAATTTCACGCGGACCAAGTGCTGCTCACCTTCCCGCTCGGCGTGTTGCAGGCGCAGCCGCAACTGTTTTCCCCCGCCCTGCCGGAACCAAAACGCAAGGCGATCCAGCAACTTGGCATGGGCGTTCTCAACAAATGTTATCTGCGCTTTGCCGAGGCGTTCTGGCCGGACGATGTCGATTGGCTGGAATACATTCCCGCCGCCCATGGCGAATGGGTGGAATGGGTCAGCTTTTTGCGCGCCGCCAAACAGCCGGTTTTGCTGGGTTTCAACGCAGCCGCGCGCGGACGTGAAATCGAACAATGGACGGATCAGGCGATTGTGAATAGCGCGATGCAAAGCCTGCGCACGATTTTCGGCCCGCACATCCCGCAGCCGCTGGACTGGCAAATCACCCGCTGGGCCGCCGATCCATATGCGCGCGGCGCGTATTCTTACAATGCCCTGGGCAGCACGCCCGGCATGCGCAAAACACTGGCGGCGCCGCTTGAAAAACGTCTGTTTTTCGCCGGCGAAGCGAGCGAGCAGCAATACTTCGGCACCGCGCATGGCGCTTATTTATCCGGCTTGCGCGCAGCGCGCGAAATGCTTGGGCATGAAGGGTGA
- a CDS encoding DUF4157 domain-containing protein, whose amino-acid sequence MRSAAQPAPAPAPAAPLTVPRSGNHEADADHMASLALRQRSSAPPSAPGGSGGAHAMESGARAAMEMRFGHSFADIRIHTGPSAHEAAVAQGALAYAHGNAIIFANGSYAPGTDRGRTLLAHELAHTLQQRGQAPCVQRQQAQNSQVVDAAYLLYLNPHGNNFQRSSGRYELSNHDMPHLRREHGFYFLIDGAEIRLITPPEVRRAAPRGAPGGGVLLPLTQADYAALASAPDATVARIIQSQLGLHFARLTHASGGRHDFAHPALPAPITRALQSGGHADGAAARRQAAAAVQEATLSQSGANADLPIQEIGWSDRMSQQQILQNTSAGARAEWYVSKLGRYQAQMYESAQRHHIPLQLLAVVILNELGDINILDVAQSGEEAQSGSLGIAQIQVATADAENLVDVSTEQAAAAYRELRVRHHHNQLYLTQEARQRAIQAEYARNLTPYELGIGRRRRIGRQLQAPQVAIEAAAREIAYLLGRMVNNQHSPWQRQFNFRAGSISGEAIYNHIGAPRSSQEEREGMLAMLTSGAYNSPHVIDSPAQQGFRNARIHGGNARLHAIQLYRLGLFHTRGAAAQVNRQANRATRSNRAAQAANAPAAPISGMYFDGARLTLFGGAGPASFAAVSGVRAHNPHNRDHRNHTGPDSQNLPDIGPLPEGEYYINPPEVENSGFNSTVWGPLRTRIHESISTGLTRRFYSQRSGGFFLHEDVRQDGTAGCIGLQRRADTLQVFARLAASPLQIPLEVRYPRIHSPQHIR is encoded by the coding sequence ATGCGCAGTGCCGCTCAACCAGCCCCCGCCCCCGCCCCGGCTGCGCCGCTGACAGTGCCGCGCAGCGGCAACCATGAAGCGGATGCTGATCACATGGCCAGCCTGGCGCTGCGCCAGCGCTCATCGGCGCCGCCATCCGCGCCCGGCGGCTCAGGCGGCGCGCATGCCATGGAATCAGGCGCGCGCGCTGCGATGGAGATGCGTTTTGGCCACAGCTTTGCCGATATCCGCATTCACACCGGCCCGTCAGCGCATGAGGCCGCTGTGGCGCAAGGCGCGCTGGCGTATGCGCATGGCAATGCGATCATCTTCGCCAATGGCAGTTATGCGCCCGGCACAGACCGTGGCCGCACATTGCTGGCGCATGAGCTGGCGCACACCTTGCAACAGCGCGGCCAAGCCCCCTGCGTGCAGCGCCAGCAAGCGCAGAACTCACAAGTGGTGGATGCCGCCTATCTGCTGTATCTCAATCCGCACGGCAACAATTTTCAGCGCAGCAGCGGGCGCTACGAACTGTCCAACCATGACATGCCGCACTTGCGGCGCGAACATGGCTTTTACTTTTTGATCGATGGCGCTGAAATCCGCTTGATCACCCCGCCGGAAGTACGGCGCGCTGCCCCGCGCGGCGCGCCCGGCGGCGGCGTGCTGTTGCCACTCACTCAGGCCGACTATGCCGCGCTGGCCAGCGCGCCTGACGCCACGGTTGCACGCATCATTCAAAGTCAGCTGGGTTTGCATTTTGCCCGGCTGACACACGCCAGCGGAGGCCGCCATGATTTTGCCCATCCGGCGCTGCCAGCCCCGATTACGCGCGCCTTGCAAAGCGGCGGCCATGCCGATGGGGCCGCCGCGCGCCGCCAGGCCGCCGCCGCCGTGCAGGAAGCGACGCTGTCGCAAAGCGGCGCCAATGCGGATTTGCCGATCCAGGAAATCGGCTGGTCAGACCGCATGTCGCAGCAGCAGATTTTGCAAAACACCTCCGCCGGCGCGCGCGCGGAATGGTATGTCAGCAAACTGGGACGCTATCAAGCGCAAATGTACGAAAGCGCACAGCGTCACCATATTCCGCTGCAATTACTGGCGGTGGTGATTCTGAATGAATTGGGCGATATCAATATCTTGGATGTGGCGCAATCCGGAGAGGAAGCACAATCGGGTTCGCTGGGCATCGCACAAATCCAGGTTGCCACTGCCGATGCGGAAAATCTGGTCGATGTCAGCACTGAACAGGCCGCCGCCGCTTACCGCGAACTGCGCGTGCGTCATCACCACAATCAGCTTTACCTCACACAGGAAGCCCGGCAACGCGCAATTCAGGCGGAATATGCGCGCAACTTGACGCCATACGAACTTGGCATAGGCCGGCGGCGCCGCATTGGCCGGCAATTGCAGGCGCCGCAAGTTGCGATAGAAGCGGCGGCGCGCGAAATCGCCTATCTTCTGGGGCGCATGGTGAATAATCAACATTCACCATGGCAGCGCCAATTCAATTTCCGCGCCGGCAGCATATCCGGCGAAGCGATTTACAACCACATCGGCGCACCGCGCAGCTCGCAGGAAGAGCGCGAAGGCATGCTGGCCATGCTGACCTCGGGCGCTTACAACTCGCCGCATGTGATCGACTCGCCGGCGCAGCAGGGTTTCCGCAATGCCCGCATACACGGCGGCAATGCGCGCCTGCATGCGATTCAGCTGTATCGCCTGGGACTGTTTCATACGCGTGGCGCGGCGGCGCAAGTCAATCGGCAGGCCAACCGCGCAACAAGGTCCAACCGCGCCGCGCAGGCGGCCAATGCGCCGGCGGCGCCGATCAGCGGCATGTATTTTGATGGCGCCCGTCTGACCCTGTTTGGCGGCGCGGGGCCGGCGTCGTTTGCCGCCGTTTCCGGCGTGCGGGCGCATAATCCGCATAACCGCGACCACCGCAATCACACCGGCCCCGACTCGCAAAACCTGCCCGATATCGGCCCGCTTCCGGAGGGCGAATACTATATCAACCCGCCGGAGGTCGAGAACAGCGGCTTTAACAGCACGGTATGGGGCCCTCTGCGCACCCGCATCCACGAATCGATTTCGACCGGCCTGACGCGCCGCTTCTACAGCCAGCGCAGCGGCGGTTTTTTCCTGCATGAAGATGTGCGGCAAGACGGCACCGCCGGCTGCATCGGTTTGCAACGGCGCGCCGACACACTGCAGGTGTTTGCCCGCTTGGCCGCCAGTCCGCTGCAAATCCCGCTGGAGGTCAGATATCCCCGCATCCACAGTCCGCAACACATTCGATAA
- the ccoN gene encoding cytochrome-c oxidase, cbb3-type subunit I encodes MSEANSENFYNYRVVRQFAIMAVVWGVVGMAVGVLIAAQLAWPALNFDIPWLTYGRLRPLHTNAVIFAFGGCSLMATSLYVVQRTCNVRLISDGLAAFVFWGWQLVIVSAAITLPLGYTSGKEYAELEWPIDILIALVWVAYAVLFFGTVAKRKIEHIYVANWFFGGFIATVAVLHIVNSMAIPVGLFKSYSMYAGVQDAMIQWWYGHNAVGFFLTAGFLGMMYYFVPKQVGKPIYSYRLSIVHFWALVFTYMWAGPHHLHYTALPDWAQSIGMVFSLILLAPSWGGMINGIMTLSGVWHKLRTDPILRFLIVSLSFYGMATFEGPMMSIKTVNALSHYTDWTVGHVHSGALGWVALISFGCLYHLIPRMFGKTEMYSKKLIEVHFWAATIGIVLYIAAMWIAGVMQGLMWRAFNADGALTYSFVEGVKATFPYYVIRTMGGALFLGGVLVMAYNVIKTVAGATAADAKIPPVPQQHHAHA; translated from the coding sequence ATGAGTGAAGCCAACAGCGAAAACTTTTACAACTACCGGGTGGTGCGGCAGTTCGCCATCATGGCGGTAGTCTGGGGCGTGGTCGGGATGGCGGTCGGTGTCCTGATTGCGGCACAACTGGCTTGGCCGGCCTTGAACTTCGACATTCCCTGGTTGACCTATGGCCGCCTGCGGCCTTTGCACACCAATGCGGTGATTTTCGCCTTCGGCGGTTGTTCGCTGATGGCCACCAGTCTGTATGTGGTGCAACGCACCTGTAATGTGCGCCTGATTTCCGATGGCCTGGCCGCCTTTGTGTTCTGGGGCTGGCAACTGGTGATCGTGTCCGCCGCCATTACCCTGCCGCTGGGTTACACCTCCGGCAAAGAGTATGCCGAACTCGAATGGCCGATCGATATTCTGATCGCCCTGGTCTGGGTGGCTTACGCTGTGCTGTTCTTCGGCACTGTGGCCAAGCGCAAAATCGAACACATCTACGTCGCCAACTGGTTCTTTGGCGGCTTTATCGCCACCGTGGCGGTGCTGCACATTGTCAACAGCATGGCGATTCCGGTTGGCCTGTTCAAATCCTATTCCATGTATGCCGGCGTGCAAGACGCCATGATCCAATGGTGGTATGGCCATAATGCAGTGGGCTTCTTCCTGACTGCAGGCTTTCTGGGCATGATGTATTACTTTGTGCCGAAGCAAGTCGGCAAGCCGATTTATTCCTATCGTTTGTCCATCGTGCACTTCTGGGCTTTGGTGTTCACCTATATGTGGGCAGGCCCGCACCATCTGCATTACACCGCGCTGCCGGATTGGGCGCAGTCGATCGGCATGGTGTTCTCGCTGATTCTGCTGGCGCCGTCCTGGGGCGGCATGATCAACGGCATCATGACGCTCTCCGGCGTGTGGCACAAACTGCGCACCGATCCGATTTTGCGTTTCCTGATTGTCTCCCTGTCGTTCTACGGTATGGCCACGTTTGAAGGCCCGATGATGTCGATCAAGACGGTGAATGCGCTCTCGCACTACACCGATTGGACGGTTGGCCATGTGCACTCCGGCGCACTGGGCTGGGTGGCCTTGATTTCCTTCGGCTGCCTGTATCACCTGATTCCGCGCATGTTCGGCAAGACCGAGATGTACAGCAAGAAATTGATTGAAGTCCATTTCTGGGCTGCGACCATCGGCATCGTGCTGTATATCGCCGCGATGTGGATCGCCGGCGTGATGCAGGGTTTGATGTGGCGCGCATTCAATGCCGACGGCGCCCTGACTTATTCCTTCGTCGAAGGGGTGAAGGCGACCTTCCCGTATTACGTGATTCGCACCATGGGCGGCGCGCTGTTCCTGGGCGGGGTATTGGTAATGGC